In Arvicola amphibius chromosome 13, mArvAmp1.2, whole genome shotgun sequence, a genomic segment contains:
- the Slitrk6 gene encoding SLIT and NTRK-like protein 6 — protein sequence MQLWIHLLYPALLACLSLQSQSPMPPVRGSCDTLCNCEEKDGIMLINCEEKGINKLSQISVPPSRPFQLSLLNNGLTVLHTNAFSGLAKALSIHLGFNNIADIEAGAFNGLGLLKQLHINHNSLEILKEDTFQGLENLEFLQADNNFITIIEPSAFSKLNRLKVLILNDNAIESLPPNIFRFVPLTHLDLRGNQLQTLPYVGFLEHIGRILDLQLEDNKWVCDCELLQLKNWLENMPPQSIIGDVVCNSPPPFKGSILSRLKKEAMCPTPPVYEEHEDPSGSLLAITSSSDSRLSSKNTSILKQPTKAPGLIPYLTKPSTQLPVPYCPIPCNCKVLSPSGLLIHCQERNIESLSDLQPPPQNPRKLILAGNIIHTLVKSDLMEYFTLEMLHLGNNRIEVLEEGSFMNLTRLQKLYLNGNHLTKLNKGMFLGLHSLEYLYLEYNAVKEILPGTFNPMPKLKVLYLNNNLLQVLPPHIFLGVPLTRVNLKTNQFTHLPVSNILDDLDLLVQIDLEDNPWDCSCDLVGLQQWLHKLGKNTMTDDILCTSPGHLDKKELKALNSELLCPGLVNNPSLPTQTSYIMVSSPTTDTDTAGTILNSLTDAVPLSVLILGLLIVFLTIVFCAAGIVVLVLHRRRRYKKKKGDEQVRENSPVHLHYSMYGHKTTHHTTERPSASLYEQHMVSPMIHVYRSPSFGPKHLKEVEERNDKEGTDAKPLQRSLLERENHSPLTGSSMKYKTTDHSPDFLSFQDASSLYRNILEKERELQQLGITEYLRKNIAQLQSDVEVNYPGAHEELKLMETLMYSRPRKVLVEQTKNEYFELKANLHAEPDYLEVLEQQT from the coding sequence ATGCAGCTGTGGATTCATCTACTTTACCCAGCTCTCCTTGCCTGTCTATCTTTACAGTCCCAATCACCAATGCCCCCAGTCAGAGGTTCTTGTGACACTCTTTGTAACTGTGAAGAAAAAGATGGCATAATGCTAATAAATTGTGAAGAAAAAGGCATCAATAAATTATCCCAAATAAGTGTGCCACCATCACGACCTTTCCAGTTAAGCTTATTAAATAATGGCTTGACAGTGCTTCACACCAATGCCTTTTCTGGGCTTGCCAAAGCTCTCTCAATACACCTTGGATTTAACAACATTGCTGATATTGAGGCTGGTGCATTCAATGGCCTTGGACTTCTTAAGCAACTTCATATCAATCACAATTCTTTGGAAATTCTTAAAGAGGATACTTTCCAGGGTTTGGAAAACCTGGAATTCTTGCAGGctgataataattttattacaatTATTGAACCAAGTGCCTTCAGCAAGCTCAATAGGCTGAAAGTGTTGATTTTAAATGATAATGCGATTGAGAGTCTTCCTCCAAACATATTTCGATTTGTTCCTTTAACCCATCTAGATCTTCGTGGAAATCAGTTGCAAACATTGCCTTATGTTGGTTTTTTGGAACATATTGGACGGATATTGGATCTCCAGTTGGAGGACAATAAGTGGGTCTGTGATTGTGAATTATTGCAGCTAAAGAACTGGTTAGAAAACATGCCTCCACAGTCCATAATTGGTGATGTTGTGTGTAACAGTCCTCCACCTTTCAAAGGAAGCATACTGAGTCGCCTGAAGAAGGAAGCCATGTGTCCTACTCCACCAGTGTATGAGGAACATGAGGATCCATCAGGATCTTTGCTGGCCATAACATCTTCAAGTGACAGCCGCCTATCATCCAAGAATACATCCATTTTAAAACAACCTACCAAAGCACCAGGCTTGATACCTTACCTGACAAAGCCATCCACTCAACTTCCAGTACCATACTGTCCTATTCCTTGCAACTGCAAAGTCCTCTCTCCATCGGGACTTCTAATCCACTGTCAAGAGCGCAATATTGAAAGCTTGTCAGATCTACAACCTCCTCCACAAAATCCTAGAAAGCTGATTCTTGCGGGCAATATTATTCATACCTTAGTGAAGTCTGATCTGATGGAATACTTCACTTTGGAAATGCTTCACTTGGGAAACAATCGTATTGAAGTTCTTGAAGAAGGATCATTTATGAATCTAACAAGACTACAGAAGCTCTATCTCAATGGTAATCATCTAACCAAACTGAATAAAGGCATGTTCCTTGGTCTTCACAGCCTTGAGTATTTGTATCTTGAATATAATGCAGTAAAGGAAATATTGCCAGGGACCTTTAACCCAATGCCTAAACTGAaagttctttatttaaataacaacCTCCTTCAAGTTTTACCACCACATATTTTTTTAGGTGTTCCTCTAACTAGAGTCAATCTTAAAACAAACCAATTCACTCATTTACCTGTAAGTAATATCTTAGATGACCTTGACTTATTGGTCCAGATTGACCTTGAGGATAACCCCTGGGACTGTTCCTGTGACCTGGTTGGATTGCAGCAATGGTTGCACAAGCTTGGCAAAAACACCATGACAGATGATATCCTCTGCACGTCCCCAGGGCATCTTGACAAAAAAGAACTAAAGGCCCTCAACAGTGAACTTCTGTGCCCTGGTTTAGTGAATAACCCTTCTTTGCCAACTCAGACAAGCTACATCATGGTGAGTTCTCCCACAACAGACACAGATACAGCTGGTACCATTCTAAATTCTCTCACTGATGCTGTCCCTCTGTCAGTTCTAATATTGGGACTTTTGATTGTGTTCCTAACTATTGTCTTCTGTGCTGCGGGGATTGTGGTCCTTGTCCTCCACCGTAGGagaagatataaaaagaaaaaaggagatgaGCAAGTGAGAGAGAACAGTCCTGTACACTTGCATTACAGCATGTATGGTCATAAAACAACTCACCATACAACAGAAagaccctctgcctctctctatgAGCAGCATATGGTGAGCCCAATGATCCATGTCTACAGAAGTCCGTCCTTTGGTCCTAAGCATttgaaagaagttgaagaaaggAATGATAAAGAAGGAACTGATGCAAAACCTCTTCAGAGGAGCCTCTTAGAACGGGAAAATCATTCACCACTTACAGGTTCAAGTATGAAATACAAAACTACAGACCATTCACCAGATTTTTTATCCTTTCAGGATGCAAGTTCATTGTATAGGAACattttggagaaagaaagggaacttCAGCAACTGGGCATCACTGAGTATCTAAGAAAAAACATTGCTCAGCTCCAGTCAGATGTGGAAGTCAACTATCCTGGAGCCCATGAGGAACTGAAATTAATGGAAACATTGATGTACTCACGGCCAAGGAAGGTGTTGGTGGAACAGACTAAAAACGAATATTTTGAGCTCAAAGCTAACTTGCATGCGGAACCCGACTATTTAGAAGTCTTGGAGCAGCAAACATAG